The following are encoded together in the Paenibacillus sp. genome:
- a CDS encoding (Fe-S)-binding protein yields MVWAWINGLAFLLVTGLGVHWFVRAVAHRYAYVKLGRPVDGRELGEAAMVALRGSLRRFAAETFGQTKLLKDRKSGIMHVVIFYGFLVLQVGALDIFARGLFGAGLPLPFYGAFELAQETTVALVLLAMLYAAYRRYGEKLKRLKRGWKPSIVIWFIAALMASVLLTLAFDRLRRGGEAAGEWEWTAPISSALASVFAPVVGAGGLGSAVGFYAAWWAHLVILLAFLVYVPQSKHFHIVTAPLNILLKRKEPPGRLRALDLEDETAESFGVGAIEQFDQKQMLDLFACVECGRCTNVCPASNTGKLLSPMHLIAKLRDHLVEKGAAVTSKSPWVPAFAFGESAGAHAMSRVAPDPAVGPGCDIGPTIAAQEAGWRPSTEGRPEEMSLIGSVITEEEIWACTTCRNCEDQCPVDNEHVDKIVDLRRHLVLMEGRLPADGQRAMTNIERQSNPWGLSRNDRAKWIDELRAAASPAAPAAAEEDTLLRVPTVKENPSFEVLFFVGSMGSYDNRTKKVSRALVRLMNAAGVSFAVLGNEERNSGDAPRRMGNEMLFQQLAAENIAAFAKYDVKRIVTACPHTYNTLKNEYPEFGLPADVEVLHHTELLAALVAEGRLRPRHVVKERVTYHDSCYLGRYNEIYEPPRELLRAIPGVELAEMSRSRENAMCCGAGGGRMWMEETQGRRVNVARVEQALAVRPTVVASACPYCLAMMEDGAKLLDAEQSLAARDVAELLEVSVFGPKQ; encoded by the coding sequence ATGGTGTGGGCATGGATCAACGGGTTGGCGTTTTTGCTGGTTACGGGACTAGGAGTGCATTGGTTTGTTCGCGCGGTGGCGCACCGATATGCCTATGTGAAGCTCGGTCGGCCCGTCGACGGCCGGGAGCTGGGCGAGGCGGCAATGGTCGCGCTGCGGGGAAGCCTGAGACGTTTCGCCGCGGAAACGTTCGGACAAACAAAGCTGCTGAAAGACCGCAAAAGCGGAATCATGCACGTCGTCATTTTTTACGGTTTCCTCGTGCTGCAGGTCGGGGCGCTCGATATTTTCGCGCGCGGCTTATTCGGCGCCGGGCTGCCGCTTCCGTTCTACGGCGCGTTCGAGCTCGCGCAGGAGACGACGGTCGCGCTCGTCCTGCTCGCGATGCTGTACGCGGCGTACCGGCGGTACGGCGAAAAGCTGAAACGGCTGAAGCGCGGCTGGAAGCCGAGCATCGTCATCTGGTTCATCGCCGCGTTGATGGCCTCCGTGCTGCTGACGCTTGCGTTCGACCGGCTGCGCCGTGGAGGGGAGGCCGCGGGGGAATGGGAGTGGACCGCGCCGATCAGCTCCGCGTTGGCGTCCGTGTTCGCTCCCGTTGTCGGCGCCGGCGGGCTCGGGTCTGCGGTCGGCTTCTACGCCGCTTGGTGGGCGCATTTGGTCATCCTGCTCGCGTTCCTCGTTTACGTGCCTCAGTCGAAGCACTTCCACATCGTGACGGCGCCTCTCAACATATTGCTGAAGCGGAAGGAACCGCCCGGCCGGCTGCGGGCACTCGATCTCGAGGACGAGACGGCGGAATCGTTCGGCGTCGGCGCGATCGAGCAGTTCGACCAAAAGCAAATGCTCGATTTGTTCGCCTGCGTCGAGTGCGGCCGCTGCACGAACGTGTGCCCCGCCTCGAACACAGGAAAGCTGCTGTCGCCGATGCATTTGATCGCGAAGCTGAGGGACCACCTCGTCGAAAAAGGCGCCGCCGTCACGTCGAAATCGCCGTGGGTGCCTGCCTTCGCGTTCGGCGAGTCGGCCGGGGCGCACGCGATGTCGAGGGTCGCGCCGGATCCGGCCGTCGGTCCGGGGTGCGACATCGGCCCGACGATCGCGGCCCAGGAGGCAGGGTGGCGGCCATCGACCGAGGGGCGGCCGGAGGAGATGTCCTTGATCGGCAGCGTCATTACCGAAGAGGAGATTTGGGCTTGCACGACGTGCCGCAACTGCGAGGACCAGTGTCCGGTCGACAACGAGCACGTCGACAAAATCGTCGACCTGCGCCGCCACCTCGTATTGATGGAGGGACGGCTGCCGGCCGACGGGCAGCGGGCGATGACGAACATCGAGCGCCAAAGCAACCCGTGGGGGCTGTCCCGGAACGACCGCGCGAAATGGATCGACGAGCTCCGCGCCGCTGCATCGCCCGCCGCTCCCGCGGCCGCCGAGGAAGATACGTTGCTGCGCGTACCCACGGTGAAAGAGAATCCTTCGTTCGAAGTGCTGTTTTTCGTCGGCTCAATGGGCTCGTACGACAACCGCACGAAGAAAGTATCGCGCGCGCTCGTGCGTCTGATGAACGCGGCGGGCGTCAGCTTCGCGGTGCTGGGCAACGAAGAGCGCAACTCCGGCGACGCCCCGCGTCGGATGGGCAACGAAATGCTGTTCCAGCAGCTGGCCGCGGAAAACATCGCCGCTTTCGCGAAGTACGACGTGAAACGAATCGTCACCGCCTGCCCCCACACCTACAACACGCTAAAAAACGAATACCCTGAGTTCGGACTCCCCGCGGACGTCGAGGTGCTCCATCATACGGAGCTGCTCGCAGCGTTGGTGGCGGAGGGGCGGCTGAGGCCGCGGCACGTAGTAAAGGAGCGTGTGACGTATCACGACTCGTGTTACTTAGGGCGGTACAACGAAATTTACGAGCCGCCCCGCGAGCTGCTGCGCGCGATTCCCGGCGTGGAGCTCGCCGAAATGTCGCGCAGCCGCGAGAACGCCATGTGCTGCGGCGCCGGCGGCGGGCGAATGTGGATGGAGGAGACGCAAGGCCGCCGCGTCAACGTCGCCCGCGTCGAACAGGCGCTGGCCGTCCGGCCGACCGTCGTCGCCTCCGCCTGCCCGTACTGCCTCGCGATGATGGAAGACGGCGCAAAGCTATTGGACGCCGAGCAATCGCTCGCCGCTCGCGACGTCGCAGAGCTGCTCGAAGTATCCGTTTTCGGCCCGAAACAATAA
- a CDS encoding PP2C family protein-serine/threonine phosphatase produces MRKLALRLLPRLVLIFVLSLLVGTAMLMLNNVLLHGSSLRELLRFNIPAVMAGNLLIIAILLLSAYARLSRPASDRDLYAKLLRLPGRLFAGLMAISLLFSGLYHALQFQFYDVPLSSLAWEDYRVLAKNLVAEQTIALIIGLLMYALCRRTVRPYVMRLRAETRTPGRSFAAPLGLAIVGCCFILASSGVEYLLLNEDRPIDIWDIAATVGARFAFCTVVFYLLIVEMRGDARAVLASIKELARGGASATYRPIPVVSGDELGELTEAFNLLQRRMGKEAEEMRRELKLAYHVQQKLLPAVFRTRETFDAAAVSSPSREVGGDVFDIVERGDGSFLVMVGDVSGKGVAASMLMTATLALFRKEARQGASAAEALRALNGLFSETLKGRMYVTMGIGCWNPANGRWTYASAGHVAPYLVRDGRAEELRPSPSFPLGIDSDETYTETIFELRPGDRLLLYTDGIVEAEADDGGMFGFDRLEEALAALPEEGDARELLERLNGFLPPPRQGVYDDDRTMLLLRYAGAAGDGDRTWAEPVAGGASA; encoded by the coding sequence TTGCGTAAATTGGCGCTGCGGTTGCTTCCTCGGCTGGTGCTCATTTTTGTGCTGTCCCTGCTCGTCGGCACCGCCATGCTTATGTTGAACAACGTACTGCTGCACGGCAGCTCGCTGCGCGAACTGCTCCGGTTTAACATTCCGGCGGTCATGGCCGGCAATTTGCTCATTATCGCGATCTTGCTGCTGTCGGCGTATGCGCGGCTGAGCCGACCGGCATCCGACCGCGACCTGTACGCGAAGCTGCTGCGGCTGCCCGGCCGGCTGTTCGCCGGGCTGATGGCGATCTCGCTGCTGTTCTCCGGGCTGTATCACGCGCTGCAATTTCAGTTTTACGATGTGCCGTTGTCATCGCTTGCCTGGGAGGATTACCGGGTTCTCGCTAAAAATTTAGTCGCGGAACAGACGATCGCGCTCATCATTGGCTTGCTCATGTACGCGCTGTGCCGAAGAACGGTGCGGCCGTACGTCATGCGCCTCCGCGCCGAAACCCGCACGCCGGGCCGGTCGTTCGCCGCGCCGCTCGGCCTCGCGATCGTCGGGTGCTGCTTCATCCTGGCCTCCAGCGGGGTCGAATATTTGCTGCTGAACGAAGACCGCCCGATCGACATCTGGGATATCGCGGCGACCGTCGGCGCCCGCTTCGCGTTCTGCACGGTCGTGTTTTATTTGCTGATCGTAGAAATGAGGGGCGACGCGCGGGCCGTCCTCGCCAGCATCAAGGAGCTGGCGAGGGGCGGCGCATCGGCGACGTACCGGCCGATTCCGGTCGTGTCGGGCGACGAGCTGGGAGAGCTGACGGAGGCTTTCAATCTGCTGCAGCGCCGCATGGGCAAAGAGGCCGAGGAGATGAGGCGGGAGCTGAAGCTCGCTTACCATGTGCAGCAAAAGCTGCTGCCGGCCGTCTTCCGCACGCGCGAAACCTTCGATGCGGCGGCCGTTTCGTCGCCGAGCCGCGAAGTCGGGGGCGACGTGTTCGACATCGTCGAGCGCGGCGACGGCAGCTTTCTCGTTATGGTGGGCGACGTCTCGGGCAAAGGCGTAGCCGCTTCGATGCTGATGACTGCGACGCTGGCGTTGTTTCGGAAGGAGGCGAGGCAGGGCGCTTCGGCCGCCGAGGCGCTGCGCGCGTTGAACGGCCTGTTCAGCGAAACGCTGAAGGGAAGAATGTACGTCACGATGGGCATCGGCTGCTGGAATCCGGCGAACGGGAGGTGGACGTACGCGTCCGCCGGGCATGTCGCGCCGTATCTCGTCCGGGACGGGCGGGCGGAGGAGCTGCGGCCTTCGCCGTCCTTCCCGCTCGGGATCGACTCGGACGAGACGTACACGGAGACGATCTTCGAGCTGCGCCCGGGCGACAGGCTTCTGCTCTATACCGACGGCATCGTGGAGGCCGAAGCCGACGACGGAGGTATGTTCGGCTTCGACCGTCTGGAGGAGGCGCTCGCGGCGCTTCCGGAGGAAGGGGACGCGCGAGAGCTGCTGGAGCGGCTGAACGGCTTCCTGCCGCCGCCCCGGCAGGGCGTTTACGATGACGATCGAACGATGCTGCTGCTGCGGTACGCGGGAGCGGCCGGAGACGGCGATCGGACCTGGGCGGAGCCGGTCGCAGGGGGGGCGTCGGCATGA
- a CDS encoding ATP-binding protein, with amino-acid sequence MKDEPGGRPLRTWRFPSRWGEEKRILADLKKLARLHGFPEYRAEDLASAAAEACLNAVEHGNGLEPDRRVVVTFAFRRGFAVVRVYDQGKGLAFDAAREPRKASIIEGSPRGWGIALMRELADEVLFYHDERGFCAELRFRAAKEERQA; translated from the coding sequence ATGAAGGACGAACCCGGGGGCCGGCCGCTCCGCACGTGGCGCTTTCCGAGCCGATGGGGCGAGGAAAAGCGCATTCTGGCCGATCTGAAGAAGTTGGCAAGGCTGCACGGATTTCCCGAATATCGAGCGGAGGATTTGGCCAGCGCAGCGGCCGAGGCGTGCTTGAACGCAGTCGAGCACGGCAACGGCCTCGAACCGGATCGCCGGGTAGTCGTCACTTTCGCGTTCCGCCGAGGCTTCGCCGTCGTACGCGTATACGACCAGGGGAAGGGGCTGGCGTTCGACGCGGCGCGCGAGCCGCGCAAAGCGTCGATCATTGAAGGAAGCCCTCGCGGCTGGGGGATCGCTTTAATGCGCGAGTTGGCGGACGAAGTGCTGTTTTACCACGATGAGCGCGGATTTTGCGCGGAATTGCGGTTTCGGGCCGCGAAGGAGGAACGACAGGCATGA
- a CDS encoding PP2C family protein-serine/threonine phosphatase — protein sequence MIRTLLVFYYGAALAAVICMNSYNVGIDGSSLSHIFRFDFYFVTGSVFLYSFLLHRYTAWRLKPLLPAVDGGRGIEEERRAFRVLSGFPKEIFIGVFAAGAFISAVYHILEIFHFRIRPFDELVLRHIVVEAAFGFLWAFAYMSFARRMVRPALRRLQAAAALPERSRSFLGLWLSVFVTSLTVAAVPQIWFIRNHLMRDEQPGAAATAVVASLALAFAVAVLFAFILQFRRELRTLSDTIRAFVRSGPERRIRLLPVTSGDEIGELAAAFNALQTKAAKEDEELRSDLEMAEALQRMLLPGDRADYGDMRIRCGQSRRSAAQVGGDFYDWHPLPDGRMALLCGEVSGDGVAAALMTTAAVMLFRTEAREGGTAGELLRRLNASIYDTARGGTIVTAGLAIFGSSGGTLEYASAGHAAPLLLRRGAVRPVALDALPLGAAEGTVYGCERWTMEPGDRLLFYTSGVAERARSTERDNGFLALQRLAESVAEKGGAESLIEALLEATEGGRERHPSARTLLVVERRNVSEKGVRAFA from the coding sequence TTGATCAGGACCTTGCTCGTCTTCTATTATGGGGCTGCGCTCGCCGCCGTGATCTGCATGAATTCCTATAATGTCGGGATCGATGGTTCGTCCTTGAGCCACATCTTTCGATTCGATTTTTATTTCGTGACAGGCTCCGTGTTTCTATATTCGTTCCTGCTTCACCGCTACACCGCATGGAGGCTGAAACCGCTGCTCCCGGCGGTCGACGGAGGGAGGGGCATCGAAGAGGAGCGCCGAGCGTTCCGCGTCTTGAGCGGATTTCCGAAGGAAATTTTTATCGGCGTTTTTGCCGCCGGCGCCTTCATTTCTGCCGTATATCACATCCTGGAAATTTTCCATTTCCGGATCAGACCGTTCGACGAGTTGGTGCTGCGGCACATCGTCGTAGAGGCGGCTTTCGGCTTCCTGTGGGCGTTCGCCTACATGTCGTTCGCCCGCCGGATGGTGCGGCCGGCGCTTCGTCGGCTGCAGGCGGCCGCCGCTTTGCCGGAGCGTTCCCGATCGTTCCTGGGGCTGTGGCTGTCCGTCTTCGTCACGAGCCTCACGGTCGCCGCCGTGCCGCAAATTTGGTTTATCCGCAACCACCTGATGCGGGACGAGCAGCCGGGCGCGGCTGCGACCGCGGTCGTCGCCTCGCTGGCGCTGGCGTTCGCCGTCGCCGTGCTGTTCGCGTTCATCCTCCAATTTCGGAGGGAGCTTAGGACGCTGTCGGACACGATCCGGGCGTTCGTCCGCTCCGGGCCGGAGCGTCGCATCCGATTGCTGCCCGTGACGTCGGGCGACGAAATCGGGGAGCTGGCGGCGGCGTTCAATGCGCTGCAGACGAAAGCGGCGAAAGAGGACGAGGAGCTGCGAAGCGATCTCGAGATGGCGGAAGCGCTGCAGCGCATGCTGCTTCCCGGGGATCGGGCCGATTACGGCGACATGCGGATTCGCTGCGGCCAAAGCAGGCGATCCGCGGCGCAAGTCGGAGGGGACTTCTACGACTGGCATCCGCTGCCCGACGGCCGCATGGCGCTGCTGTGCGGAGAAGTGTCCGGCGACGGGGTGGCCGCCGCCTTGATGACGACCGCGGCGGTCATGCTGTTCCGCACCGAGGCGCGCGAGGGCGGTACGGCGGGGGAGCTGCTTCGGCGATTGAACGCTTCGATTTACGATACGGCGCGCGGGGGAACGATCGTGACCGCGGGCCTCGCCATCTTCGGCTCCTCGGGCGGAACGTTGGAATACGCGAGCGCGGGGCACGCCGCTCCGCTGCTGCTGCGCCGCGGGGCGGTGCGGCCGGTCGCGCTCGACGCGCTGCCGCTCGGCGCCGCCGAAGGCACCGTCTACGGCTGCGAGCGCTGGACGATGGAGCCGGGCGACCGGCTGCTGTTCTACACGAGCGGCGTCGCCGAGCGGGCGAGATCGACGGAGCGGGATAACGGCTTCCTTGCGCTGCAGCGTCTCGCGGAATCCGTCGCCGAGAAGGGCGGCGCGGAATCGCTCATCGAGGCTCTATTGGAAGCGACGGAAGGCGGACGAGAGCGGCATCCGTCGGCTCGGACGCTGCTCGTCGTCGAACGGCGGAACGTTTCGGAGAAAGGGGTGCGCGCGTTTGCGTAA
- a CDS encoding BTAD domain-containing putative transcriptional regulator, giving the protein MNGGAKERDGERELADLFALECRIAELRGEWPEGAEAPPEAWLARSPAVAAAYARDRLRRGRCEEAKRLAEQAVKGFARHGAAERLTEAIAWLACVNVRLGNVAEAETALRFLRGETEAGAAAGPDAELALGRGGHLLGLSAAERRRRCERAARSFMAEDCAERSLEALYAWARLGGEADRGEEDALRRLLRQKASWDASYARHVRLLECFDAMEDAWAADEPDQWKRAERAAKIACEGASDDHMRLLHEASRLAARLRLGRPDAAAEAERYEREAPARFPGDLELQAEAWLLRALRLVTGGDRVHAAAALAEAAALRAFGLPPEYERFVSRAEALLRKAENASPGKAASAPVRVRCMGLFAVERAGAPVAPLRWKRKKAQELFLCLLLRPGYSMPREQAVDALFGDAADPVKGSNQLYVVVHELRRVLEQSLGWSDGAALRDGVLRLPEPWIEEVDVEKYTALIRVADQLADAHPELAEEMYGTAAEIYGPLLPDLPYIEWLERLRNELEQKQLRVLRQLYALAARKGDAAKAEAVCERWLELQPLDEEACRSLLLLLVQAGRGAEAKRRYAAFERRLLEEYGIAPLPETKRIVDSSML; this is encoded by the coding sequence ATGAACGGCGGGGCGAAGGAGCGGGACGGCGAGCGGGAGCTTGCCGATTTGTTCGCGCTGGAATGCCGGATCGCCGAACTGCGAGGCGAGTGGCCCGAGGGGGCGGAGGCGCCGCCCGAGGCTTGGCTGGCGCGGTCGCCGGCGGTCGCCGCCGCGTACGCCCGCGACCGGCTGCGCCGAGGGCGCTGCGAGGAAGCGAAGCGGCTGGCCGAGCAAGCGGTGAAAGGGTTCGCGCGGCACGGCGCGGCGGAGCGGCTGACGGAGGCGATCGCCTGGCTCGCGTGCGTGAATGTGCGGCTCGGCAACGTCGCCGAGGCGGAAACCGCCTTGCGCTTCCTCCGCGGGGAGACGGAAGCCGGCGCCGCCGCTGGGCCCGATGCGGAGCTGGCGCTGGGGCGCGGCGGGCACTTGCTCGGCTTGTCCGCGGCGGAGCGGCGGCGGCGCTGCGAACGGGCGGCGAGAAGCTTCATGGCGGAAGATTGCGCAGAGCGGTCGCTCGAGGCGCTGTACGCGTGGGCCCGCCTGGGCGGAGAAGCCGACCGTGGCGAGGAGGACGCGCTGCGCAGGCTGCTGCGGCAGAAGGCGTCGTGGGACGCCTCGTACGCGAGGCATGTTCGGCTGCTGGAGTGTTTCGACGCCATGGAGGACGCTTGGGCGGCCGACGAGCCGGACCAATGGAAGCGAGCGGAGCGGGCGGCGAAGATCGCCTGCGAAGGCGCGTCGGACGATCATATGCGGCTGCTGCATGAGGCGTCGCGCCTCGCCGCGAGGCTCCGGCTCGGCCGGCCGGACGCGGCGGCGGAAGCGGAGCGGTACGAACGCGAAGCGCCGGCGCGCTTTCCCGGCGATCTCGAGCTGCAGGCCGAAGCCTGGCTGCTCCGCGCGCTGCGCCTCGTCACGGGCGGCGACCGCGTGCATGCGGCGGCGGCGCTGGCGGAAGCGGCAGCGTTGCGCGCCTTTGGGCTGCCGCCGGAGTACGAGCGGTTCGTCTCGCGCGCGGAGGCGCTGCTCCGCAAGGCGGAGAACGCGAGCCCCGGCAAGGCTGCGTCCGCGCCGGTGCGCGTGCGCTGCATGGGCCTTTTCGCGGTCGAGCGCGCGGGCGCGCCGGTCGCCCCCCTGCGCTGGAAGCGGAAGAAGGCTCAGGAGCTGTTCCTTTGTTTGCTCTTGCGTCCGGGCTACAGCATGCCGCGGGAGCAGGCGGTCGACGCGCTGTTCGGGGACGCCGCGGACCCGGTCAAAGGATCCAACCAGCTGTACGTCGTCGTGCACGAGCTGAGGCGCGTGCTCGAGCAATCGCTTGGCTGGAGCGACGGCGCTGCGCTGCGCGACGGCGTTCTGCGGCTGCCCGAGCCGTGGATCGAAGAGGTCGACGTCGAGAAATATACGGCGCTGATCCGGGTGGCGGACCAGCTCGCGGACGCGCATCCGGAGCTGGCCGAAGAGATGTACGGGACTGCCGCCGAAATTTACGGTCCTCTGCTGCCGGATTTGCCGTACATCGAATGGCTCGAACGCCTTAGGAACGAGTTGGAGCAAAAGCAGCTCCGCGTTCTCAGGCAGCTGTACGCGCTTGCGGCGCGGAAAGGGGATGCGGCGAAGGCGGAGGCGGTATGCGAGCGGTGGTTGGAGCTGCAGCCGCTGGACGAGGAAGCTTGCCGATCGCTGCTGCTCTTGCTCGTCCAAGCCGGCAGAGGCGCCGAAGCGAAGCGGCGTTATGCGGCGTTCGAACGGCGTCTGCTCGAAGAGTACGGCATCGCGCCGCTGCCTGAAACCAAACGGATCGTTGATTCGTCAATGTTGTAA
- a CDS encoding electron transfer flavoprotein subunit beta/FixA family protein: MNIVVFVKQTFDTEERIVLAGNGVSEEGVKFVVNPYDEYAIEQGIRLRDEAGGGKVTVVSVGPARAAEALRTALAMGADEAALVDDARIPADEYAVSIALAAAARHVAGGTPDVVLGGNFSVDNGAGQVAIRVAELLGMPHVAAVTALTISGGVASAERDAEGDAELVEVPLPALFTAQQGLNEPRYPSLPGIMKAKKKPLATLALDDLGLTPEDVAAKTVRVGLDLPPPRAAGRLIAGDPAAQAAELARLLREEAKVL; the protein is encoded by the coding sequence ATGAACATCGTGGTGTTCGTGAAACAAACGTTCGATACGGAGGAGCGGATCGTTCTCGCGGGAAACGGGGTTTCGGAGGAAGGCGTCAAGTTCGTCGTCAATCCGTACGATGAATATGCCATCGAACAGGGCATCCGGCTGCGGGACGAGGCGGGCGGCGGCAAGGTTACCGTCGTCTCCGTCGGGCCCGCCCGCGCGGCGGAGGCGCTGCGGACCGCGCTCGCGATGGGCGCCGACGAGGCGGCGCTCGTCGACGACGCGCGCATCCCGGCCGACGAATACGCGGTGTCGATCGCGCTGGCGGCCGCGGCGCGGCACGTCGCGGGCGGGACGCCCGACGTCGTGCTCGGCGGCAATTTTTCCGTCGATAACGGCGCGGGGCAAGTGGCTATACGCGTGGCGGAGCTGCTCGGCATGCCGCACGTCGCCGCTGTGACGGCGCTGACGATCTCCGGCGGGGTCGCGTCGGCGGAGCGCGACGCCGAGGGCGACGCGGAGCTCGTCGAGGTGCCGCTGCCGGCGTTATTCACCGCGCAGCAGGGGCTGAACGAGCCGCGCTACCCTTCTTTGCCGGGCATCATGAAAGCGAAAAAGAAACCGCTTGCGACGCTCGCGCTCGACGACCTCGGCTTGACGCCGGAGGATGTGGCCGCAAAGACAGTCCGGGTCGGTCTGGACCTGCCTCCGCCGCGGGCGGCCGGCCGGTTGATCGCCGGCGACCCGGCGGCGCAGGCTGCGGAGCTCGCGCGGCTGCTGCGCGAAGAAGCGAAGGTGCTGTAA
- a CDS encoding STAS domain-containing protein produces MNQEVSVVVRETERCTFVHLRGDVTKQAEDALLGARPWQDGLEGGKRRLVIDFTEVPYVNSAGIAVLIRLVRLGLKSGFRTFAYGVNAHYQKLFRMVGLTEYMAIYPDEYAVLQRIEEEEEEA; encoded by the coding sequence ATGAATCAAGAGGTTTCGGTCGTCGTCCGCGAAACGGAACGGTGTACGTTCGTGCATCTGCGGGGGGACGTGACGAAGCAGGCGGAGGACGCGCTGCTCGGCGCGCGCCCTTGGCAGGACGGGCTCGAGGGCGGCAAGCGGCGACTCGTCATCGACTTCACCGAGGTGCCCTACGTGAACAGCGCCGGCATCGCCGTGCTGATTCGTCTCGTCCGGCTCGGGCTGAAGTCCGGCTTCCGCACGTTCGCGTACGGCGTGAACGCGCATTACCAAAAGCTGTTCCGGATGGTCGGCCTCACCGAGTACATGGCGATCTACCCGGACGAATACGCGGTGCTGCAGCGCATCGAAGAAGAGGAGGAGGAAGCGTAG
- a CDS encoding electron transfer flavoprotein subunit alpha/FixB family protein, whose translation MSNRKTWLVIAEERDGALRQVSFEALGAAFAAAAEGDAIVAALIGSGVAGHADALAARGAQRVYVVDRPELAVYHPEAFLAAARSLVQAVQPAGVFLGHTAAGRDLAPLLAAALGCGAVTDVTAVSPGGEGGAPPVFTRPLYAGKAAERRTAAEPFVVTVRPNNIRAPEPADGAAAAAVIAVEPAAAPLRAIVKDVVKKTSGRIDLTEAKVVVAGGRGVKSAEGFAPLQALADALGGAVGASRGACDAGYCDYALQIGQTGKVVTPELYIACGISGAIQHLAGMSGSRVIVAINKDPEAPIFKVADYGIVGDLFEIVPLLTEQFRGAAAGGEN comes from the coding sequence ATGTCCAACCGCAAAACCTGGCTCGTTATCGCCGAGGAGCGCGACGGAGCGCTGCGCCAAGTGTCGTTCGAGGCGCTCGGCGCGGCTTTCGCCGCGGCGGCGGAGGGCGACGCGATCGTCGCCGCCCTGATCGGCAGCGGCGTCGCGGGGCACGCCGACGCTTTGGCCGCGCGCGGCGCGCAGCGCGTGTACGTCGTCGACCGCCCGGAGCTGGCGGTCTATCATCCGGAGGCGTTTCTCGCCGCCGCCCGGTCGCTCGTGCAGGCCGTGCAGCCTGCCGGAGTGTTCCTCGGCCATACCGCGGCCGGCCGGGATCTCGCGCCGCTGCTGGCGGCGGCGCTCGGCTGCGGCGCGGTCACCGACGTGACCGCGGTATCGCCCGGCGGCGAAGGCGGCGCGCCGCCGGTGTTCACGCGCCCGCTGTACGCGGGCAAAGCGGCGGAGCGGCGAACGGCGGCGGAGCCGTTCGTCGTCACCGTGCGCCCGAACAACATTCGGGCGCCGGAGCCGGCGGACGGCGCGGCGGCCGCCGCCGTCATCGCCGTCGAGCCCGCGGCCGCGCCGCTGCGCGCAATCGTGAAGGACGTCGTCAAGAAGACGTCCGGGCGCATCGACCTGACCGAGGCGAAGGTCGTGGTCGCGGGCGGGCGCGGCGTGAAGAGCGCCGAAGGGTTCGCGCCGCTGCAGGCGCTGGCGGATGCGCTCGGCGGCGCGGTCGGCGCTTCCCGCGGCGCGTGCGATGCGGGCTACTGCGACTACGCCCTACAAATCGGCCAAACGGGCAAAGTCGTCACGCCCGAGCTCTATATCGCCTGCGGCATCTCCGGCGCCATCCAGCATCTCGCGGGCATGAGCGGCTCGCGCGTCATCGTGGCGATCAACAAAGATCCGGAAGCGCCGATTTTCAAGGTCGCGGACTACGGCATCGTCGGTGATCTGTTCGAGATCGTGCCGCTGCTGACCGAGCAGTTCCGCGGCGCCGCGGCGGGCGGCGAAAATTGA